A DNA window from Takifugu flavidus isolate HTHZ2018 chromosome 15, ASM371156v2, whole genome shotgun sequence contains the following coding sequences:
- the LOC130539298 gene encoding junctophilin-1-like: MTGGRFDFDDGGTYCGGWEDGKAHGHGVCTGPKGQGEYSGSWSSGFEVVGVYTWPSGNLYQGYWAQGKRHGLGVETKGRWIYRGEWTHGFKGRYGVRQSQNTPARYEGTWSNGLQDGYGVETYGDGGTYQGQWTGGMRHGYGVRQSVPYGMASVIRSPLRTSLASLRSEQSNGTILRDSLSDSPAGTRGGFVLNFHSDGEGLEKKKGLFRRGSIFGSLQRLRKSDSRSSISSKRSSAHSDTTMSRISSSDANSTISFGDGDPGDDYLTLEDNVDATTTESYMGEWKNDKRSGFGVSERSNGMKYEGEWLNNKRHGYGCTIFPDGTKEEGKYKNNVLARGIRKQLIPLKNAKTKQKVDRAIEGAVRAAAIARTKVEIAISRTSHARAKAEAADQAAHSANQDSDIGRTVARELSPSFHQPGPDYIQQKYNEPVEVKEVPLEEKNNKSATGSPHFYRKGTTPTQSPSGSPCPSPRASPTTVKNTFNKIPASVAAPEKENKTPTRETLSAGIPKAASKLNQSQEVKQAQYPHSVKPTLSSYPSNGQIHSQYHGYYVKAEVKVPPPEDPLSVEDDFHPSSLVRSSPLAKENRAAPLKSLPNSSPSPVPPKNSSKPPEPPRLKRLESSKPKSLAETKKASMEIVSEIKEEETGPNPILVALVMLLNVGLAIIFVHFLT, encoded by the exons ATGACGGGTGGTCGTTTTGACTTTGACGATGGTGGCACCTACTGTGGAGGCTGGGAGGACGGCAAAGCCCACGGCCATGGCGTGTGCACCGGACCCAAAGGCCAGGGCGAGTACTCCGGTTCGTGGTCCAGTGGCTTCGAGGTAGTCGGCGTCTACACCTGGCCCAGTGGGAACTTGTATCAGGGCTACTGGGCGCAGGGAAAACGACACGGACTCGGTGTAGAAACCAAAGGGCGGTGGATTTACCGAGGAGAGTGGACCCACGGGTTCAAAGGTCGGTATGGAGTCCGCCAGAGCCAGAACACTCCTGCCAGGTACGAGGGCACCTGGAGTAACGGGCTGCAGGACGGCTATGGCGTCGAGACGTACGGTGATGGAG GTACATACCAAGGTCAGTGGACTGGCGGGATGCGTCACGGCTATGGTGTACGTCAAAGTGTCCCCTATGGCATGGCCTCTGTCATTCGTTCACCACTGCGAACCTCGCTAGCGTCTCTTCGCAGTGAGCAAAGCAATGGGACAATTCTGCGTGACAGTCTGTCCGACAGCCCCGCTGGCACACGCGGTGGCTTTGTTCTCAACTTCCACTCAGACGGAGAAGGCTTAGAAAAGAAGAAGGGACTTTTTCGACGGGGCTCCATCTTCGGCAGCCTGCAACGACTCCGCAAGTCTGACTCACGCTCATCCATTTCCAGTAAACGCAGCTCGGCACACAGTGACACGACCATGAGCCGCATCAGTTCAAGCGATGCCAACTCCACCATTAGCTTTGGAGACGGAGACCCAGGGGATGACTACCTGACTTTAGAAGACAATGTAGATGCCACAACCACCGAGTCCTACATGGGAGAGTGGAAGAATGATAAGCGCAGTGGCTTCGGGGTTTCGGAGCGCTCCAACGGCATGAAGTATGAGGGTGAATGGTTGAATAACAAGCGCCATGGCTATGGTTGCACCATATTCCCTGATGGCACCAAGGAAGAGGGCAAGTACAAAAACAATGTGCTCGCACGAGGCATCAGGAAGCAGCTGATCCCACTGAAGAATGCCAAGACAAAGCAGAAAGTGGACAGAGCTATTGAGGGAGCGGTGAGAGCAGCAGCTATTGCTAGAACTAAGGTGGAAATCGCCATCTCCAG GACCTCCCACGCACGTGCCAAagcagaggctgcagatcaggctGCACACTCAGCAAATCAGGACTCAGATATTGGCAGGACTGTTGCCAGAGAGCTCTCACCTTCCTTCCACCAGCCAG GGCCCGACTACATTCAGCAGAAGTACAATGAGCCAGTGGAAGTGAAGGAGGTTCCtttggaggagaaaaataacaaGTCAGCTACCGGGAGTCCTCATTTCTACAGAAAAGGGACAACTCCCACCCAGTCTCCCTCAGGCAGCCCATGTCCAAGCCCCAGAGCATCACCCACCACAGTCAAAAACACTTTCAACAAGATTCCTGCCAGTGTTGCTGCTCCcgaaaaagagaacaaaactCCCACCCGAGAAACTTTATCAGCAG GAATACCAAAGGCAGCATCAAAACTCAATCAGAGTCAGGAGGTGAAGCAAGCGCAATATCCCCATTCTGTTAAACCAACACTCAGCAGTTACCCCAGTAATGGGCAGATTCACTCCCAGTACCATGGTTACTATGTCAAAGCAGAGGTTAAGGTTCCACCACCCGAGGACCCGCTGAGTGTGGAGGATGACTTTCACCCATCAAGCCTGGTGCGTTCATCCCCACTTGCAAAAGAGAACCGAGCAGCGCCACTGAAATCCCTGCCAAATTCCAGCccttctcctgttcctccaAAAAACAGCAGTAAACCACCAGAGCCTCCCAGGCTGAAAAGACTGGAGTCGAGCAAACCAAAGAGCCTTGCAGAAACCAAAAAAGCGAGCATGGAAATAGTGTCTgaaatcaaagaagaagaaacg GGCCCTAACCCCATCTTGGTGGCTCTAGTGATGCTCCTTAATGTAGGTCTAGCAATCATTTTTGTGCATTTCCTCACCTGA